The following proteins are encoded in a genomic region of Drosophila willistoni isolate 14030-0811.24 chromosome 3R, UCI_dwil_1.1, whole genome shotgun sequence:
- the LOC6651352 gene encoding uncharacterized protein LOC6651352 has translation MLPRITFLLILICGYLLFTDCRETVRSKRAKRPRAPEPVNFEPEPQQDLENDESGSQEKDLPEIPDNFLSPSVREYLELGKSIPGRPGVDYPILSAVPYTNFYCDEQEYPGFFADMETRCQGWHYCDIDGRQASFLCPNGTQFSQAVFVCDWWFNVRCDLSPRLYAINARLYQRPKVNPTRPHRIITKELVDDIFN, from the exons attGCCGCGAAACGGTACGCTCAAAACGGGCTAAACGCCCTCGGGCCCCCGAACCGGTAAACTTTGAGCCAGAGCCGCAACAAGATTTGGAAAACGATGAGAGTGGCAGTCAAGAGAAGGATCTACCAGAGATACCAGATAACTTTTTAAGTCCATCGGTGCGGGAATACCTTGAATTGGGTAAATCCATACCGG GTCGCCCAGGCGTTGACTATCCCATACTATCGGCTGTTCCCTATACAAATTTCTATTGCGATGAACAGGAATATCCCGGATTCTTTGCAGACATGGAGACCAGGTGTCAAG GTTGGCACTATTGCGACATTGATGGAAGGCAGGCATCATTCCTTTGTCCCAATGGCACTCAATTCTCGCAGGCTGTCTTTGTCTGCGATTGGTGGTTCAATGTTCGATGTGATCTCTCACCCAGGCTGTATGCGATCAATGCGCGTTTATATCAACGCCCTAAAGTGAATCCAACACGACCTCATCGTATTATAACCAAGGAATTGGTCGATGATATTTTCAATTAG